In the genome of Quercus robur chromosome 3, dhQueRobu3.1, whole genome shotgun sequence, one region contains:
- the LOC126718395 gene encoding uncharacterized protein LOC126718395: MWWMMGETGGHYCNKKTDDICGDVCGQESNKVLSMSRIRCILRGWDVKTLIFLFAFVPTCIFFIYLHGQKISYFLRPLWESPPKPFHVLPHYYHENVSMENLCKLHGWKIREYPRRVFDAVLFSNEKEILELRWKELYPYVTQFVILESNSTFTGLPKPLFFSSYRDDFKFVEPRLTYGTIGGRFKKGENPFIEEAYQRVALDVLLKKAGIEDDDLLIMSDVDEIPSRHTINLLRWCDDIPPVLHLQLKNYIYSFEFHVDDSSWRASVHRYQSGKTRYAHYRQTDDLLADAGWHCSFCFRRISEFIFKMKAYSHYDRVRFSHYLNPQRVQKVICKGADLFDMLPEEYTFKDIIGKMGPVPRSFSAVHLPSYLLENADKYKFLLPGNCKRESG; encoded by the coding sequence GAATCAAATAAAGTGTTAAGCATGTCAAGAATCCGCTGCATTCTGCGTGGCTGGGATGTGAAAACCTTAATCTTTCTTTTCGCCTTTGTTCCGACATGCATATTTTTCATCTATCTACATGGGCAGAAGATCTCATACTTCCTGCGCCCACTGTGGGAATCACCACCCAAACCTTTTCATGTACTTCCGCATTATTATCATGAGAATGTGTCAATGGAGAACCTTTGCAAACTTCATGGTTGGAAAATCCGTGAGTACCCAAGGCGTGTCTTTGATGCTGTGTTGTTTAGTAATGAGAAGGAAATTCTTGAATTACGATGGAAAGAATTGTATCCCTATGTAACACAGTTTGTTATCCTTGAGTCGAATTCAACATTCACTGGATTGCCAAAGCCCTTGTTTTTTTCCAGTTATCGAGATGATTTCAAATTCGTTGAGCCACGATTGACTTATGGGACTATTGGGGGAAGGTTTAAGAAAGGAGAAAATCCATTTATTGAGGAGGCATATCAGCGAGTAGCACTGGATGTGCTTCTGAAAAAAGCTGGTATTGAAGATGATGACTTGTTGATAATGTCTGATGTTGATGAGATCCCAAGCAGACACACAATAAATCTCTTGAGGTGGTGTGATGATATACCTCCTGTCCTGCATCTTCAACtgaagaattatatatattcttttgagTTCCATGTGGATGATAGCAGCTGGAGAGCTTCAGTACACAGGTATCAGTCTGGTAAAACAAGGTATGCACATTATCGCCAGACAGATGACCTCTTGGCAGATGCAGGGTGGCATTGTAGCTTTTGCTTCCGCCGAATCAGTGAATTTATCTTTAAGATGAAAGCATACAGCCATTATGACAGGGTTAGGTTCTCTCATTACTTGAACCCTCAAAGAGTTCAGAAAGTAATATGCAAGGGGGCTGATTTGTTTGATATGCTTCCTGAAGAGTACACCTTCAAAGATATAATAGGGAAAATGGGACCTGTTCCTCGTTCCTTCTCAGCTGTTCATCTTCCATCTTATCTTTTGGAGAATGCAGACAAGTATAAATTTCTTTTGCCTGGGAACTGCAAAAGAGAAAGTGGctga